A window of Methanolobus sediminis contains these coding sequences:
- a CDS encoding potassium channel family protein, whose protein sequence is MENSGHQDHIIVLGCGDVGRRVVETLTFANIEFVVVDSQVFKFENADYDYVVGNATEEEVLIQAGVPNASTIIVTLNDDTHVMFATLISRGLNPDSTIIARANSYKSIDKIYKAGANYVAALPIVAGQMLAKMTSRCIDISCKKMDEDIMLYEGVDIEKHTITHSDDLANKTVADISLRHKVGCTILGIEREGKIITDILPSTKILKGDIIAVVGGKEEISRFKEKYVKN, encoded by the coding sequence ATGGAAAACTCAGGACATCAGGATCATATTATAGTTCTTGGATGCGGGGATGTCGGCAGAAGGGTTGTGGAAACTCTAACTTTTGCCAATATTGAATTTGTAGTAGTGGATTCACAAGTATTTAAATTTGAAAATGCTGATTACGATTATGTTGTTGGAAATGCAACTGAGGAAGAAGTACTGATACAGGCAGGAGTTCCAAATGCATCCACAATTATAGTTACACTTAATGACGATACCCATGTGATGTTCGCAACACTCATATCAAGGGGACTTAACCCTGATTCAACGATAATTGCAAGGGCAAATTCATATAAGTCCATAGACAAAATATACAAGGCAGGCGCTAATTATGTTGCTGCGTTGCCTATTGTTGCCGGGCAAATGCTTGCGAAAATGACCTCAAGATGCATAGATATCTCATGCAAGAAAATGGACGAGGATATCATGCTCTATGAAGGCGTAGATATTGAAAAACACACGATTACCCATTCAGATGATCTTGCAAACAAGACCGTGGCTGATATAAGTCTCAGACACAAAGTAGGATGTACTATTTTAGGAATCGAAAGAGAAGGAAAGATCATCACAGACATACTCCCATCCACAAAGATACTGAAAGGAGATATCATTGCAGTTGTAGGCGGAAAAGAAGAGATATCCCGTTTCAAGGAAAAGTATGTAAAGAACTGA
- a CDS encoding class I SAM-dependent methyltransferase: MSTDEKLGNFPDIAENVFAPIYPVIASDIAASSGIKEGICLDLGCGIASLGIAFAEQTELMVYAVDISEKMHELSIEKAARHGVSDRLEPVLADVHKLPFDDDFANLIVSRGSVFFWDDLPVAFSEIARVLAPGGEAWIGGGFGTAELRQQIAKTMEARAPDWQEGSKKRLSPENKQAMKNACFTTGLLFRVVDDDAGFWIVMNK, from the coding sequence ATGAGTACGGATGAAAAGTTAGGAAATTTCCCGGATATAGCAGAGAACGTATTTGCTCCCATATATCCCGTTATAGCTTCAGATATTGCTGCTTCCAGTGGTATAAAAGAAGGTATTTGCCTTGACCTTGGATGTGGAATCGCATCCCTTGGCATTGCTTTTGCAGAACAGACGGAACTTATGGTCTATGCTGTAGACATCTCCGAGAAAATGCATGAGCTGTCAATTGAAAAAGCAGCCAGACACGGTGTTTCTGACAGGCTGGAACCTGTGCTTGCAGATGTACATAAACTTCCATTTGATGATGACTTTGCAAATCTCATAGTGAGCCGTGGCTCTGTTTTCTTCTGGGATGATCTTCCTGTTGCCTTCAGTGAAATTGCCAGAGTGCTTGCTCCCGGAGGTGAAGCCTGGATAGGTGGTGGTTTTGGTACCGCTGAGCTTCGCCAGCAGATAGCAAAAACAATGGAAGCACGTGCTCCTGACTGGCAGGAAGGTTCTAAAAAAAGGCTCAGCCCGGAGAACAAGCAGGCAATGAAAAATGCCTGCTTCACCACAGGACTGCTATTTAGAGTTGTAGATGATGATGCTGGTTTCTGGATAGTAATGAACAAATAG
- a CDS encoding FecCD family ABC transporter permease — protein MPDYRRWATISIYLLPILLLVASLFVGRYQMPAPLIVADIVNTIISFISGTASPMSTQHTVLFSVRLPRILAALLVGSSLSLAGVSFQGVFRNPLVSPYILGVGAGAGFGACLGILLWDSQLAIQLLSFACGLIAMFGAISMGKVSKGTGTLVFVLSGIIVGSIFTALISLAKYVADPYDDLPEIVFWLMGSLSSIRYNDLLWIIVPMLLGTLVLFLLRWRINILSLGDEEARSLGVNVDQIRLIIIICATLITSAAVSISGVIGWVGLVVPHIARMIVGPNYNRLLPMSMVIGASFMLLVDDLARTVTATEIPLGIITSLLGAPLFAYLLKRGRMGWN, from the coding sequence ATGCCTGATTACAGGCGATGGGCCACCATTTCAATTTATTTGCTTCCAATATTGCTGTTAGTTGCTTCACTCTTTGTTGGCAGGTACCAGATGCCGGCGCCACTTATAGTTGCTGACATAGTAAATACAATAATCTCCTTCATATCGGGAACTGCAAGCCCGATGTCCACACAGCATACTGTACTTTTCAGTGTAAGGTTACCAAGAATACTTGCAGCTTTGCTTGTCGGCTCATCACTTTCACTTGCAGGAGTATCATTTCAGGGTGTTTTCCGGAACCCTCTGGTATCACCTTATATTCTTGGAGTGGGCGCCGGTGCAGGTTTTGGTGCATGTCTTGGAATTCTGCTCTGGGACAGCCAGCTTGCAATCCAACTGCTGTCATTTGCCTGCGGGCTGATAGCAATGTTTGGTGCGATCAGTATGGGCAAGGTCAGCAAAGGAACAGGGACTCTTGTATTTGTTCTCTCGGGAATAATCGTAGGTTCGATATTTACAGCCCTGATATCACTTGCAAAATACGTGGCTGATCCTTATGATGACCTGCCGGAAATTGTTTTCTGGCTCATGGGGAGTTTATCTTCGATCAGATATAACGACCTGCTCTGGATCATTGTACCGATGCTCCTGGGAACTTTGGTACTTTTCCTCCTGAGGTGGCGTATTAACATTCTTTCACTGGGGGATGAAGAAGCACGTTCCCTTGGTGTGAACGTTGACCAGATACGTTTGATAATAATTATCTGTGCCACCCTTATCACATCAGCTGCTGTGAGTATCAGCGGCGTTATCGGATGGGTGGGACTTGTGGTACCGCATATTGCAAGGATGATCGTAGGTCCGAATTACAACCGGCTTTTGCCAATGAGCATGGTGATTGGTGCATCATTCATGCTTCTGGTAGATGACCTTGCTAGAACTGTAACTGCAACTGAGATACCGCTGGGAATAATCACTTCCCTGCTTGGTGCACCGTTATTCGCATATCTTCTCAAAAGGGGGCGTATGGGATGGAATTAG
- a CDS encoding ABC transporter ATP-binding protein, translating into MELELILEVDSLAYSYGKGSVFEDVSFSMGSGEVMCVLGPNGVGKSTLIKCIAGIFKPAAGSVRIQGEDTQTMTSGSIAKKVGYVPQQSETVFPFDVLDFVVMGRTPHLSIFGSPGEEDMEIAWKSLETVGVEHLSERTLNSLSGGQRQMVLIARALAQEPALLLLDEPTAHLDFGNQVLVLETVQKLASSGMSIVMNTHMPDHAFLVGSNAVALTGGKLLACGPVPSVVNSQIMSSVYGIDVTVRDITDINRKVCVPCGSGKC; encoded by the coding sequence ATGGAATTAGAATTAATCTTAGAAGTAGATTCACTGGCATATTCGTATGGTAAAGGATCCGTCTTTGAGGATGTATCGTTTTCAATGGGAAGCGGAGAAGTAATGTGCGTACTCGGACCCAATGGAGTGGGTAAGTCCACTCTGATCAAATGTATTGCAGGTATTTTCAAACCTGCTGCAGGTTCTGTCCGCATACAGGGGGAGGATACTCAAACAATGACTTCAGGGTCTATTGCAAAGAAAGTCGGATATGTACCACAACAGAGCGAGACTGTTTTCCCATTCGATGTACTTGACTTTGTGGTTATGGGACGAACACCTCATCTTTCAATCTTCGGTTCACCCGGAGAGGAAGATATGGAAATCGCATGGAAATCCCTCGAAACTGTCGGTGTTGAGCATCTTTCTGAAAGGACATTGAACAGTCTCAGCGGCGGACAGCGGCAGATGGTGCTTATCGCCCGTGCCCTTGCACAGGAACCTGCACTTCTTTTACTGGACGAGCCAACTGCTCACCTTGATTTTGGAAATCAGGTGCTGGTTCTTGAAACCGTTCAGAAACTCGCATCATCAGGAATGTCAATTGTTATGAACACCCATATGCCAGACCATGCTTTCCTGGTAGGCAGCAATGCTGTTGCTCTGACAGGTGGTAAGCTGCTTGCCTGCGGACCGGTCCCATCGGTTGTGAACAGTCAGATAATGTCATCGGTCTATGGCATAGATGTCACTGTAAGAGACATAACCGACATTAACAGAAAAGTCTGTGTCCCATGTGGAAGTGGAAAGTGCTGA
- a CDS encoding iron ABC transporter substrate-binding protein, whose translation MKVKNGTLLLIFMVLLAVTACGCMEQTSAEQVQDTTNSTVKITDMLGRELTVPEDITSVYATSPPSTILVYMLAPEKVAGWNFLNTFNHTLMNDEYLNLPILGGWFGTQTGNYETIINIHPDIVMEGYTTDGQIDEAIERRQGSFGNIPVVAVDDSIIFVEQSDPTIEYVGKLLDCEEQATDFINFRAGVLDEIESKVADIPDDEKVRVYYAEGTKGLATDPSGSQHSQVIDICGGINVANCSLTPGNGMTPVSIEQVIEWNPEVILTSNAQFYNTVYSDPLWENIDAVQNERVYLSPLNPFCWIDRPQGPHLIIGTAWTATVLYPDLFEDMDMEQTTRDFYSQFLHYDLTDEELESLLNP comes from the coding sequence ATGAAAGTAAAAAATGGTACATTACTCCTCATTTTTATGGTTCTGCTGGCTGTTACTGCATGCGGGTGCATGGAACAGACAAGTGCAGAACAGGTACAGGATACTACAAATAGCACGGTGAAAATCACGGATATGCTTGGCAGGGAACTAACGGTACCCGAAGATATCACATCGGTTTACGCCACATCTCCTCCTTCTACGATTCTTGTTTACATGCTTGCACCTGAAAAAGTCGCAGGCTGGAATTTTCTTAACACTTTTAATCACACATTGATGAACGATGAATACCTCAATTTGCCAATTCTTGGCGGGTGGTTCGGCACACAGACAGGAAATTACGAGACGATTATCAATATTCATCCTGACATCGTTATGGAAGGATACACAACCGACGGTCAGATTGATGAAGCAATCGAGCGCAGACAGGGATCTTTTGGAAATATTCCGGTTGTAGCCGTTGATGATTCGATTATTTTTGTAGAACAGTCAGACCCTACAATTGAATACGTAGGAAAACTCCTTGATTGTGAAGAGCAGGCTACTGACTTCATAAACTTCAGAGCCGGGGTCCTTGATGAAATTGAAAGCAAGGTCGCTGATATTCCAGACGATGAAAAGGTAAGAGTCTACTATGCAGAAGGAACAAAGGGACTTGCCACAGACCCATCGGGATCACAGCATTCACAGGTAATCGATATCTGTGGCGGTATAAATGTTGCTAACTGCTCACTTACCCCTGGAAACGGAATGACGCCAGTATCCATTGAACAGGTAATAGAATGGAATCCGGAGGTTATCCTCACATCAAATGCCCAGTTCTACAATACAGTTTACTCCGATCCACTCTGGGAGAACATCGACGCTGTACAGAATGAGCGTGTTTACCTGTCACCACTAAATCCATTCTGCTGGATAGACAGGCCACAGGGACCACATCTCATTATCGGAACCGCGTGGACGGCCACAGTATTGTATCCAGATCTTTTCGAAGATATGGATATGGAACAGACTACACGTGATTTCTATTCACAGTTCCTGCATTATGATCTTACAGACGAGGAACTTGAATCACTGCTGAATCCTTAA
- a CDS encoding UbiA family prenyltransferase translates to MSSHVHAVGSGLGFRNDIVMLMNVLWRELVFGGHLFAIGSVSVVMACSILFMIHVSWDILIVTYLLFYAIYLYDYTQGASTDEVTNSSRAKYLLCKNKSKCTVIIASLVLFTVMMIFTSIIITAIGMSILILGLLYGSHFKKLTKKIPAFKNVFVSIVWAFMAIFAFVYYSIPVTYGAMMLSLFVFIRMMNIQILFDVRDMEGDRKDGLLTVPAILGDRKYPFILRLINYVSIIFILGCVVLGLLPVFTLAVIPMFYYAVSYINRVVRSRKEYTSYIFAAFEPIMWSVFIFAGKYVTMLSIF, encoded by the coding sequence ATGAGTTCTCATGTACATGCAGTCGGTTCCGGATTAGGATTTAGAAATGATATCGTAATGCTTATGAATGTGCTTTGGAGAGAACTGGTGTTTGGTGGCCATCTCTTCGCTATAGGATCAGTTTCTGTTGTAATGGCTTGCTCCATTCTGTTTATGATCCATGTAAGCTGGGATATTCTCATTGTGACATATCTTCTGTTTTACGCAATTTATCTTTATGACTACACACAGGGTGCATCCACTGATGAGGTTACAAACAGCAGTCGTGCAAAGTATCTATTATGTAAGAACAAGAGCAAGTGCACAGTTATTATCGCATCTCTGGTACTTTTCACTGTAATGATGATTTTCACATCAATTATCATAACCGCAATAGGAATGTCAATCCTGATTCTTGGTCTTCTTTATGGAAGCCACTTTAAGAAGCTTACAAAAAAGATCCCGGCATTCAAGAATGTGTTTGTTTCCATTGTCTGGGCATTCATGGCAATTTTTGCATTCGTCTACTATTCAATACCAGTCACATACGGTGCAATGATGCTTTCACTCTTTGTTTTCATTCGCATGATGAATATCCAGATACTCTTTGATGTAAGAGACATGGAAGGCGACCGTAAAGATGGTCTTCTGACAGTCCCTGCAATTCTCGGTGATAGAAAATACCCATTCATTCTCAGACTTATCAACTATGTGTCAATTATCTTCATACTGGGTTGTGTTGTACTGGGTCTTCTGCCAGTTTTCACACTTGCGGTCATCCCAATGTTCTATTACGCTGTAAGCTACATTAACAGGGTTGTAAGGTCCAGAAAAGAATACACATCTTACATCTTCGCAGCATTTGAACCTATTATGTGGTCAGTATTCATATTTGCAGGAAAGTACGTCACAATGCTCAGTATTTTCTGA
- a CDS encoding iron ABC transporter substrate-binding protein, translating to MDKKFYPGISLGIFLLILILATAISGCTDQTQQSIVQQEETAETVEITDMLGRNLTVPSEIDSLVTSTGPYSILVYMLAPEKLAGWNTFTPVDHMLMDERYTSLPVVGSWGSAQTANYETVIGLNPEIVIEGYTVSKNGQISEQVTERQEKFGSIPVVAINGSIIAVADGDDTIEYLGQLLDCEEKATEFINFRSSVLNDIQDKVSDIPNDEKVRVYYAEGSTGLKTDPAGSLHSEVITICGGINVADCQVTPGMGMTPVSIEQVAEWDPAVILTTDSEFYNSVYSDPLWTNIDAVQNKRVYLAPQNPFCWIDRPYGVHRVIGAAWTANVLYPELFSDTELEELTTEFYSKFFHYDLSEEELDNLLHPETEASA from the coding sequence ATGGATAAGAAATTCTATCCAGGTATTTCCTTAGGTATTTTTTTATTAATTCTTATTTTAGCAACTGCGATCAGCGGTTGCACTGACCAGACACAGCAATCCATAGTCCAGCAAGAAGAAACGGCAGAGACAGTAGAAATAACCGATATGTTGGGCAGAAACCTTACAGTGCCTTCTGAAATAGATAGCCTTGTAACCTCAACAGGCCCTTATTCCATACTGGTTTACATGCTTGCACCTGAAAAACTTGCAGGCTGGAATACATTTACTCCTGTAGACCATATGCTTATGGATGAGCGGTATACATCCCTTCCCGTAGTTGGTTCATGGGGAAGTGCCCAGACAGCAAACTATGAAACTGTCATTGGTCTTAATCCTGAAATTGTTATTGAAGGATACACCGTAAGCAAAAACGGACAGATAAGCGAACAGGTTACTGAAAGACAGGAGAAATTCGGAAGTATTCCTGTGGTTGCTATCAATGGTTCCATTATTGCCGTAGCCGATGGAGATGACACTATAGAATATCTGGGTCAACTGCTGGATTGTGAAGAGAAGGCAACTGAGTTCATCAATTTCAGGTCATCTGTCCTCAATGACATACAAGATAAAGTAAGCGACATCCCGAATGATGAAAAGGTACGTGTATATTATGCAGAAGGTTCAACCGGTCTTAAAACCGACCCTGCCGGTTCATTGCATTCTGAAGTAATCACCATATGTGGCGGTATTAATGTTGCAGACTGCCAGGTCACACCAGGAATGGGAATGACACCTGTATCTATTGAACAGGTAGCTGAATGGGACCCAGCGGTCATACTTACAACAGATTCCGAGTTCTACAACTCCGTTTATTCCGATCCGTTATGGACAAATATTGATGCTGTGCAGAACAAGCGTGTATATCTTGCACCACAAAATCCCTTCTGCTGGATAGACAGGCCATACGGTGTACACCGCGTGATAGGAGCTGCATGGACAGCCAACGTACTCTATCCGGAACTGTTCTCAGACACTGAACTTGAAGAACTGACGACCGAATTCTATTCGAAATTCTTCCATTATGACCTCAGTGAGGAAGAACTGGACAATTTGTTGCACCCTGAAACGGAGGCATCAGCATGA
- a CDS encoding sulfite exporter TauE/SafE family protein, whose product MDILLIALVVFCASAFFSMIGLGGAIFYVPFFYWLTGDFIFSVTTALFLNLTTSGSAAITYVRKHMVDFKTAIPFVIASTMGAQIGAFFTKIAPVDFLLFMLSLLMLFVGEEMIFSKVQILYKRKQIKGKLKYLLIVICGLLIGLISGMVGIGGGSLIVPLLLAIGFDIKRAAASSGFMVFFTSISAFIAHVSSWNPDLRLITYIIIAAFSGAQLGSHLMHSRVRAETLQKMFGIVLWLMAAKMLSGLL is encoded by the coding sequence ATGGACATACTGCTTATTGCTCTTGTTGTTTTTTGTGCATCTGCTTTTTTTTCAATGATAGGACTTGGTGGCGCTATATTCTATGTACCGTTTTTTTACTGGCTTACCGGAGATTTTATATTTTCTGTCACTACCGCCCTGTTTTTGAACTTAACCACCTCTGGATCGGCAGCTATTACGTATGTCAGAAAGCACATGGTGGATTTCAAAACAGCAATACCTTTTGTAATTGCCTCCACAATGGGAGCACAAATAGGCGCATTCTTCACAAAGATAGCACCCGTTGATTTCCTTTTGTTTATGCTTTCCCTACTGATGTTATTCGTAGGTGAAGAAATGATATTTTCAAAGGTGCAGATACTGTACAAGAGGAAACAGATCAAAGGAAAGCTCAAATACCTGCTGATAGTCATCTGCGGACTTCTGATAGGACTGATATCAGGTATGGTAGGGATAGGAGGAGGGTCATTGATCGTTCCTTTATTACTTGCAATTGGATTCGATATAAAAAGAGCCGCAGCAAGCTCCGGGTTTATGGTTTTTTTTACATCCATATCCGCATTTATTGCCCATGTTTCTTCCTGGAACCCGGATTTGCGTTTGATCACCTACATAATTATTGCAGCATTTTCCGGAGCGCAGCTGGGGTCTCATCTGATGCACAGCAGGGTCAGAGCGGAAACACTACAAAAAATGTTTGGAATAGTGCTTTGGCTGATGGCGGCTAAGATGTTATCAGGACTTTTGTGA
- the pheT gene encoding phenylalanine--tRNA ligase subunit beta, with amino-acid sequence MPIITLPYDDLEKLTGTDKDTIIKRVPMIGADIERIEDESIDIEFFPDRPDLYSVEGVSRALRGFLDIETGFREYEVKPYTVEITKDENIDSVRPVFGCAIVRGVKFTSSAIKTLMDLQESLHWGLGRDRKKVSIGVHDLSKVQPPFRYIAADPEFSFIPLDFTEPMTMREILEKHPKGTRFAHILDGFDMYPLILDANDNVLSFPPIINGTLTMVTEDTTDLLVDVTGLSNEVYTALNIVTTALAERGGEIEYVKVVNADGTESIPLDLSPRLKVLDREEIDGLIGMELPADEIINQLGRMGFGAKELEDGRIEVQIPRYRADILDNSDIIEDIAVGYGFDKIPAVFPMNATVGKSHMLSDISTDMREIMTGLGYLQVMPFTLTSDRVHFDWMCREKTDDVTYVMHPISEDQTMVRTTILPNLIEILSMNQHRELPQRIFEAGDVVINGKNGLHLAAVSISPQANFTEVRELVDALMRERLVEYEVVESEDPAFMEGRRADILVNGKKIGVMGEVFPQVIVNFGLGQPVVGFEIDLLD; translated from the coding sequence ATGCCTATTATAACCTTACCATATGATGACCTTGAAAAATTAACCGGAACCGACAAGGATACAATTATTAAACGCGTGCCAATGATAGGTGCAGATATCGAGCGTATAGAAGATGAGTCCATAGATATCGAATTCTTCCCTGACCGCCCGGACCTTTACAGTGTTGAGGGCGTTTCACGTGCACTGCGTGGTTTTCTGGATATTGAAACCGGTTTCCGTGAATATGAGGTCAAACCTTACACAGTTGAGATAACAAAGGATGAGAACATAGATTCAGTCCGTCCGGTTTTTGGCTGTGCGATCGTCCGTGGTGTAAAGTTCACTTCAAGTGCTATCAAGACACTGATGGACCTTCAGGAATCACTTCACTGGGGACTTGGACGTGACCGTAAGAAAGTATCAATAGGTGTGCACGACCTCTCAAAGGTGCAGCCTCCTTTCAGATACATTGCAGCAGACCCGGAATTCAGTTTCATTCCTCTTGATTTCACAGAGCCAATGACCATGAGGGAGATACTTGAGAAGCATCCTAAAGGAACACGCTTCGCACATATCCTTGATGGTTTTGACATGTATCCACTTATCCTTGATGCAAACGACAATGTGCTCTCATTCCCACCAATAATTAACGGTACACTTACAATGGTCACCGAGGATACAACCGATCTTCTGGTTGATGTTACAGGACTCAGCAATGAAGTATACACTGCACTCAATATAGTTACAACAGCTCTCGCAGAACGTGGCGGAGAAATTGAGTATGTTAAGGTTGTAAATGCAGACGGAACCGAATCTATCCCTCTTGACCTGAGCCCAAGGTTAAAAGTACTCGATAGAGAAGAGATCGATGGTCTTATTGGTATGGAACTTCCGGCTGATGAGATAATTAACCAGCTTGGAAGAATGGGCTTTGGTGCTAAAGAACTTGAAGACGGACGCATTGAAGTACAGATACCACGCTACCGTGCAGATATTCTTGATAATTCTGACATCATTGAAGATATTGCAGTCGGATATGGTTTTGATAAGATTCCTGCTGTATTCCCAATGAATGCAACAGTAGGTAAGTCACACATGCTTTCAGACATAAGCACTGATATGCGTGAAATTATGACCGGACTTGGATATCTTCAGGTCATGCCTTTCACACTTACAAGCGACAGGGTTCACTTCGACTGGATGTGCAGGGAAAAGACCGATGATGTTACTTATGTAATGCATCCGATAAGTGAAGACCAGACAATGGTCAGGACAACTATCCTGCCCAACCTCATTGAGATCCTTTCCATGAACCAGCACAGGGAGCTTCCACAGAGGATATTTGAGGCTGGAGATGTTGTTATCAACGGAAAGAACGGTCTGCACCTCGCAGCAGTTTCCATAAGCCCGCAGGCAAACTTCACTGAAGTAAGGGAACTTGTTGATGCTCTTATGCGTGAAAGACTTGTGGAATACGAGGTAGTAGAATCAGAAGACCCTGCATTCATGGAAGGCAGAAGGGCTGACATTCTCGTAAATGGCAAAAAAATAGGTGTCATGGGAGAAGTATTCCCACAGGTCATAGTTAACTTCGGCCTTGGTCAGCCGGTTGTCGGATTTGAGATCGATCTTCTGGATTGA
- a CDS encoding radical SAM protein, with translation MKCKICEMACDINEHSTGRCKTYQLDGDKIIQDPDLGYLGAFPVSIETIPMLHYYPAGKFLQVFSTGCNFQCPGCIARLLATRKSLGWQTLSPDQVIETALKLGCKGIASTLNEPAANFYMFRELALKAREKGLLVGCSSNCYFTEETIEELARFVNFMNVGIKGYSDDAYRNCGVLSSKPVFRNIAKLHRMGVHVEVSAVYLKGNEEDVIQVARNLANISTSIPLQLMRFIPFGDAPITLEPSIGASERLCNSLHDHLEHVYLFNSPGTGLMHTYCPECGEIVTEREFYGPMGSRLLKPWSNYTCKCGHDIPVTGTGAIESFSESGFMGGYRISRAFGMVHAVLTCLGIPEEERMLEVWKEISSSEVLMDIHHMIQNPTSYLEYIRLIADKAGVQEKGEDLISFISKRLELIEKVALENDGGSAYYCMGSPLFALNAGRMENNLVNFAGGRSINKLLQKEGKPGFNVNPGFINDNNPKTIFISGFLSRPLYEFYGLCKYYGIEADAVKQQRIYALPPSWDFGSPRWILGLLYIADKLYPGKLEIDIEQEANTFYIRYYGIYYTDAKPNRSFHRPSSGIWPREVAGCTHA, from the coding sequence ATGAAATGCAAGATATGTGAAATGGCTTGTGATATCAACGAGCATAGTACCGGCAGATGCAAAACCTACCAGCTTGACGGTGACAAAATAATCCAGGACCCTGATCTTGGCTATCTGGGAGCGTTTCCTGTTTCAATAGAGACAATTCCTATGCTCCACTACTATCCTGCAGGAAAATTCCTTCAGGTTTTCAGCACAGGCTGTAATTTTCAGTGTCCGGGATGTATTGCAAGACTGCTGGCTACAAGAAAATCACTTGGATGGCAAACCCTAAGTCCTGACCAGGTTATTGAAACCGCACTAAAACTTGGATGCAAGGGAATTGCTTCCACACTCAATGAACCTGCTGCAAATTTTTATATGTTCCGTGAACTGGCACTTAAAGCCAGGGAAAAAGGCCTCCTTGTTGGTTGTTCCTCTAACTGCTACTTTACGGAAGAAACTATTGAAGAACTTGCCCGGTTTGTCAATTTCATGAATGTAGGTATAAAGGGATATTCTGATGATGCTTACAGGAATTGTGGAGTCCTGTCCTCCAAACCAGTATTTCGTAATATAGCGAAATTACATCGGATGGGAGTACACGTTGAGGTCTCAGCGGTCTACTTAAAAGGAAACGAAGAAGACGTAATCCAGGTTGCCAGAAACCTTGCAAACATATCAACATCAATTCCTTTGCAACTCATGAGATTCATTCCCTTCGGTGATGCACCGATAACCCTTGAACCTTCCATTGGTGCATCAGAAAGACTGTGCAACAGCCTGCATGACCATCTGGAACATGTGTACCTCTTCAACTCTCCCGGTACTGGATTAATGCACACTTATTGTCCTGAATGCGGTGAAATCGTTACAGAGAGAGAGTTCTACGGACCTATGGGTTCCAGGCTTCTTAAACCATGGAGCAATTACACCTGTAAGTGTGGCCACGATATTCCGGTCACAGGTACAGGGGCCATTGAGAGTTTCAGTGAATCAGGATTTATGGGCGGATACAGGATAAGCCGTGCTTTTGGAATGGTTCATGCTGTTCTTACATGCCTGGGAATTCCCGAAGAGGAAAGGATGCTTGAAGTATGGAAGGAAATTTCCAGCTCAGAAGTACTCATGGACATTCACCATATGATACAGAACCCGACCTCATATCTGGAATATATCAGATTGATCGCTGACAAGGCAGGTGTACAGGAGAAAGGTGAAGACCTTATATCATTCATCAGCAAGCGTCTGGAGCTGATTGAAAAGGTAGCCTTGGAAAATGATGGAGGAAGCGCATACTACTGTATGGGTTCACCGCTCTTTGCATTGAACGCCGGAAGAATGGAAAACAATCTTGTTAATTTTGCCGGAGGACGGAGTATCAACAAGTTGCTTCAGAAAGAAGGTAAGCCTGGTTTCAATGTCAATCCGGGATTTATCAACGACAATAACCCAAAAACGATATTTATCTCCGGTTTTCTTTCCCGTCCGCTGTATGAGTTCTATGGTCTCTGCAAGTATTACGGAATTGAAGCGGATGCAGTAAAGCAGCAGAGGATCTATGCGCTTCCACCCTCGTGGGATTTTGGAAGTCCTCGCTGGATACTCGGTCTTCTTTACATAGCAGATAAACTGTATCCGGGTAAACTGGAAATAGACATTGAGCAGGAAGCAAATACGTTCTACATACGCTACTACGGCATCTATTACACTGATGCAAAGCCTAACAGGTCTTTCCACAGGCCATCCTCAGGAATCTGGCCTAGGGAAGTTGCGGGGTGCACTCATGCCTGA